The Chryseobacterium geocarposphaerae genome window below encodes:
- a CDS encoding helix-turn-helix domain-containing protein, translating into MSHQSDYFPILGIHEFAEKQSKTCDLLFNELSGERRIDEPHKHDFFIINLFERGKGVHIIDFVEYQIENHQIHLVFPDQVHQWTIEKETIGYQLMISREWYESFLPALRFSSSYYFQHPAFTVSKEIYQLLLHEFQAIKKELSEEKIFWELIQKRSELIGLLVSKSVEGVFKDFEIYNSNPIISKFLNLINEYFKTERSVSFYADKLNISANYLNIVCKKILNASASSLIQDRILLEAKRLLKVSEMSVKDIVYDLGFYDHASFSKFFKAQTGMTPSQFKE; encoded by the coding sequence ATGAGCCATCAGTCAGATTATTTTCCTATTCTCGGTATTCATGAATTTGCGGAGAAGCAGTCAAAAACCTGTGATCTCTTGTTTAATGAATTGAGCGGTGAAAGAAGGATTGATGAACCTCATAAACATGATTTTTTTATCATTAATCTTTTTGAAAGAGGAAAAGGGGTTCATATCATCGATTTTGTTGAATATCAAATTGAGAATCATCAGATTCATCTGGTTTTTCCGGATCAGGTGCATCAATGGACAATTGAAAAAGAAACCATTGGCTATCAATTGATGATCAGCAGAGAATGGTATGAGAGTTTTCTTCCCGCTTTAAGGTTTTCTTCATCTTATTATTTTCAGCATCCTGCTTTTACGGTTTCAAAGGAAATTTATCAATTGTTACTGCATGAGTTTCAGGCTATAAAAAAAGAGCTCAGCGAAGAAAAAATATTCTGGGAGCTAATTCAGAAAAGAAGCGAACTTATCGGTTTATTGGTAAGTAAATCAGTAGAAGGGGTTTTTAAAGATTTTGAGATCTATAATTCTAATCCTATTATTTCTAAGTTTCTGAATTTAATTAATGAATATTTCAAAACGGAACGTTCGGTTTCTTTTTATGCGGATAAATTAAATATTTCAGCAAATTATCTCAATATTGTTTGCAAGAAAATTCTTAACGCATCGGCATCTTCATTAATTCAGGATAGAATTCTACTGGAAGCAAAACGTTTGCTGAAAGTCTCTGAAATGTCTGTAAAAGATATTGTTTACGATTTAGGCTTTTACGATCATGCCAGTTTTTCTAAATTTTTTAAAGCACAGACCGGAATGACACCTTCACAATTCAAAGAATAA
- a CDS encoding amidohydrolase, with protein sequence MNTSGSISRKDFLKNSALAIAGLALTSNMMGATSIFNDVAISSKEKLALKNVRLETGFEYEEGEVIATKTDLFYIEIENGKITKISPNQPNAKVIDAKGFLMLPAFRDMHIHLDKTFYGEKWQAVRRRVGGVKGMIALEQQMMPELLKNSTFKAEKMIELLQSKGTSFARSHVNIEPTSKLQSLKNLQKALENKKETFGAELVAFPQHGVFYTDSVPYLKEAAKMDIDFIGGVDPFTIDGAIEKTIDFTVQLALDNKKGIDIHLHESGESGLKTVEYLIDKVNENPSLKGKTYLSHCFVLGKLEKIKQEEVAEKLGNAEIGIVSTIPFGSLIMPIPTLYKHNVKVLTGNDSIVDHWNTFGTGSVLQKANLMAQLYGQSTEFLLSRSLKLATANVLPLDDKGNQQWPKVSDQADLVFLNASCSAEAVSRISHVESLIHQGNIVF encoded by the coding sequence ATGAACACTTCAGGCAGCATATCACGGAAAGATTTTCTTAAAAATTCAGCTTTGGCAATAGCAGGATTGGCTTTAACTTCAAATATGATGGGGGCAACTTCAATTTTTAATGATGTAGCTATTTCTTCAAAGGAAAAATTAGCTTTAAAAAACGTTCGGCTTGAAACAGGTTTTGAATATGAAGAAGGTGAAGTGATAGCTACAAAAACCGATTTATTTTATATTGAAATTGAAAATGGGAAAATCACAAAGATTTCTCCCAATCAACCTAATGCAAAGGTTATTGATGCAAAAGGATTTCTAATGCTTCCGGCTTTCAGAGATATGCACATTCATCTGGATAAAACTTTCTATGGTGAAAAATGGCAGGCTGTAAGAAGGAGAGTCGGCGGAGTGAAAGGAATGATTGCTCTCGAACAGCAAATGATGCCTGAGTTATTGAAAAATTCAACATTTAAGGCAGAAAAGATGATTGAATTATTGCAGTCAAAAGGAACTTCCTTTGCAAGAAGCCACGTGAATATTGAGCCTACCTCCAAATTGCAGTCTTTAAAGAATCTGCAGAAAGCTTTAGAAAATAAAAAGGAAACGTTCGGAGCGGAACTGGTGGCTTTTCCACAGCACGGAGTATTTTATACGGATTCTGTTCCGTATCTGAAGGAAGCCGCGAAAATGGATATTGACTTCATTGGTGGAGTAGATCCTTTTACTATTGACGGAGCGATAGAAAAAACAATCGATTTTACGGTTCAGTTGGCGTTAGATAACAAAAAGGGAATTGATATTCATTTGCATGAAAGCGGAGAATCCGGTTTGAAGACGGTTGAGTATTTAATTGATAAAGTCAACGAAAATCCTTCGTTGAAAGGAAAAACTTATTTAAGTCATTGTTTTGTTTTAGGTAAACTGGAGAAAATAAAACAGGAAGAAGTTGCAGAAAAGCTGGGCAATGCGGAAATAGGGATTGTTTCTACGATTCCTTTTGGCAGCTTAATTATGCCGATTCCGACTTTATATAAGCATAACGTGAAAGTATTGACCGGGAATGACAGTATTGTTGATCACTGGAATACATTCGGGACGGGAAGTGTGTTGCAAAAAGCAAATTTAATGGCTCAGTTGTATGGACAATCTACAGAATTCTTATTATCAAGAAGCCTGAAACTGGCGACGGCAAATGTTTTACCATTGGATGATAAAGGGAATCAGCAGTGGCCAAAAGTTAGCGATCAGGCAGATTTGGTGTTCTTAAATGCAAGCTGTTCTGCGGAAGCCGTTTCAAGAATTTCTCATGTGGAATCTTTGATTCATCAAGGGAATATTGTGTTTTAA
- the hemL gene encoding glutamate-1-semialdehyde 2,1-aminomutase, whose translation MRYQRSSALFDEAYQYIPGGVNSPVRAFKSVGGVPVFMKSAKGAYLTDADDNTYIDYINSWGPAILGHTHPEVLEELKIQAEKGFSFGAPTELETEIAKFITENVPNIDQIRMVSSGTEACMSAIRLARGFTGRDKFIKFEGCYHGHSDSFLIKAGSGAATFGNPNSPGVTAGTAKDTLLARYNDFEQVEDLFRHNQGEIAAVIIEPVVGNMGCVLPENEFLQKLRKICDENGTLLIFDEVMTGFRLAFGGAQELFNVKADLVTYGKVIGGGLPVGAFAGRNEIMDHLAPKGGVYQAGTLSGNPLAMRAGLKTLQIIKNDPEFFNRLAKTTETLDFEIGKILNEKGIAHKINRKGSMMSVFFHINRVSNFDEAQNANHSLFNNFFHQLLQNGIYLPPSGYETYFISDAIKDKEIDMTLEAVRKFEYSN comes from the coding sequence ATGAGATACCAAAGAAGCTCGGCTTTATTTGATGAAGCTTACCAATACATTCCCGGCGGAGTCAATTCTCCGGTTCGTGCATTCAAATCAGTAGGAGGAGTTCCTGTTTTTATGAAATCTGCAAAAGGCGCTTATCTTACAGATGCTGATGATAATACGTATATTGATTATATAAATTCCTGGGGACCCGCTATTTTGGGGCACACCCATCCGGAAGTGTTGGAAGAATTAAAAATCCAGGCAGAAAAAGGTTTTTCTTTCGGAGCACCGACTGAACTGGAAACTGAGATCGCAAAATTTATTACTGAGAATGTTCCGAATATCGACCAGATCAGAATGGTTTCTTCAGGAACCGAAGCTTGTATGAGTGCCATCAGATTGGCAAGAGGATTCACAGGAAGAGATAAATTTATAAAATTTGAAGGTTGTTATCACGGTCACTCAGATTCTTTTCTGATTAAGGCAGGAAGCGGAGCAGCGACATTTGGAAATCCAAATTCTCCGGGAGTGACTGCGGGAACAGCAAAAGATACTTTATTGGCAAGATATAACGATTTTGAGCAGGTGGAAGATCTGTTCAGACATAATCAGGGCGAGATTGCAGCGGTAATTATAGAACCTGTAGTCGGAAATATGGGGTGTGTTCTTCCTGAAAATGAATTCCTTCAGAAATTGAGAAAAATCTGTGATGAGAATGGAACTTTATTGATTTTCGATGAGGTAATGACAGGTTTCAGATTGGCTTTTGGAGGTGCTCAGGAGCTTTTCAATGTAAAAGCTGATTTGGTAACATATGGTAAAGTAATCGGAGGCGGACTTCCGGTTGGTGCTTTTGCAGGAAGAAATGAAATCATGGATCATTTAGCACCTAAAGGAGGAGTTTACCAGGCAGGAACATTGAGCGGAAACCCTTTGGCAATGAGAGCTGGTTTGAAAACTTTGCAGATTATCAAAAACGATCCTGAATTCTTCAACAGATTAGCCAAAACGACAGAAACCTTAGATTTTGAAATCGGGAAAATTTTAAATGAAAAAGGAATCGCGCATAAGATCAACAGAAAAGGATCTATGATGTCTGTATTCTTCCATATCAACAGAGTTTCCAATTTTGATGAAGCTCAGAATGCGAATCATTCGCTGTTCAATAATTTTTTCCATCAGCTATTACAAAACGGAATCTATCTTCCGCCAAGTGGCTATGAAACGTATTTCATTAGTGATGCAATTAAAGACAAAGAAATTGATATGACGTTGGAAGCAGTCAGAAAATTTGAATATTCGAATTAA
- a CDS encoding glucosaminidase domain-containing protein: MKRLFLLISLLVLSKFSAQTWATEDQYIQKFAKYAVEEMEKYKIPASITLAQGLLETGGGQSRLAQEGKNHFGIKCKEDWTGKTMKHTDDAPNECFRVYDDPRQSYEDHSIFLSTRKYYANLFNLDMKDYKAWATGLKKAGYATNPRYASILIGKIEKYRLYEFDDTNSKEVLYAVLKMYPDLKDDRTFMAQLEPSKAVKKSKEPVTVEVPYKATSYAQQQKRVEKIKTKAEILNSILIKSHPNDGLKYIIIPEDTNVQFIANKFKISESKLLKWNELESDVLHKNDIIFLESKNSDGNTPTYKAESGENMHDIAQKFGIKLNKLYAKNRMDEGQKPSAGQLIYLIDKKPRN; encoded by the coding sequence ATGAAAAGACTTTTCTTACTAATTAGCCTTTTAGTTTTATCAAAATTCTCAGCTCAGACCTGGGCAACTGAAGATCAATATATCCAAAAATTTGCAAAATACGCGGTAGAGGAAATGGAAAAATATAAAATTCCGGCTTCTATCACGCTTGCACAGGGACTTTTGGAAACCGGAGGCGGTCAAAGCCGGCTGGCTCAGGAGGGAAAAAATCATTTCGGGATAAAGTGTAAAGAAGATTGGACCGGGAAAACAATGAAGCATACCGATGATGCTCCCAACGAATGTTTTCGTGTATACGATGATCCGAGGCAATCATACGAAGATCACTCCATATTTTTATCAACAAGAAAGTATTATGCGAATCTGTTTAATCTTGATATGAAAGATTATAAAGCATGGGCAACAGGTTTGAAAAAAGCAGGTTATGCTACTAATCCGCGTTATGCTTCAATCCTGATCGGGAAAATTGAAAAGTATAGGTTATATGAATTTGATGATACCAATTCTAAAGAAGTTCTGTACGCTGTTCTGAAAATGTATCCGGATCTGAAAGATGACCGAACGTTTATGGCACAGCTTGAGCCTTCAAAAGCTGTAAAAAAATCGAAAGAGCCGGTTACGGTAGAAGTTCCTTATAAGGCGACTTCTTATGCTCAGCAGCAGAAAAGGGTAGAGAAGATTAAAACAAAAGCGGAAATCCTTAATTCAATTCTGATTAAAAGCCACCCAAATGACGGCTTAAAATATATCATCATTCCGGAAGATACCAATGTGCAGTTCATTGCCAATAAATTTAAAATAAGCGAAAGCAAACTTTTAAAATGGAATGAACTGGAATCTGATGTGTTGCACAAAAACGATATTATTTTCCTTGAATCTAAAAACTCAGACGGAAACACTCCTACCTACAAGGCAGAATCAGGCGAAAATATGCATGACATTGCTCAGAAATTCGGAATTAAATTGAATAAATTATATGCAAAAAACAGAATGGATGAAGGACAGAAACCTTCAGCCGGACAGCTGATTTATTTAATTGATAAAAAACCCAGAAACTAA
- a CDS encoding 1-aminocyclopropane-1-carboxylate deaminase/D-cysteine desulfhydrase, which translates to MKLPKIHIPIIEIPVVKKVKLFIKREDLINSQISGNKYWKLFFNINNYIEKNPENPAIITFGGAFSNHISAVSAVGKMLNIPSLGIIRGEELQDKWRDNPTLVFAEKNGMSFRFVTREEYRDKEKLIQSLQEEFPEALIVPEGGTNEDAVNGVKMMLNDETKDFDYLCTAVGTGGTIAGILKFCEDNQKVIGFKAVKDSSLENKIFELTLKRNFDLIDSSFGGYGKINDENIRFINGFKERYGIPLEPIYTGKMMQRIFELIDEGYFPENSRILCFHTGGLQGIEGANLLLRKQNRNLII; encoded by the coding sequence ATGAAACTCCCGAAAATACATATCCCTATTATTGAAATTCCTGTTGTGAAAAAGGTGAAACTCTTTATAAAAAGAGAGGATCTTATCAACTCTCAGATTTCGGGCAATAAGTATTGGAAGTTGTTTTTTAATATTAACAACTATATAGAAAAAAATCCTGAAAATCCAGCTATAATAACTTTTGGAGGGGCTTTTTCCAACCATATTTCTGCGGTTTCTGCAGTAGGAAAAATGTTGAATATTCCTTCTCTGGGAATTATCAGAGGAGAAGAGCTGCAGGATAAATGGCGAGATAATCCGACTTTAGTTTTTGCAGAGAAAAACGGGATGAGTTTCAGATTTGTCACCCGCGAAGAATACCGGGATAAAGAAAAACTTATCCAATCTTTACAGGAAGAATTTCCTGAAGCCTTAATTGTTCCGGAAGGAGGAACCAATGAAGATGCCGTAAACGGGGTGAAAATGATGCTGAATGATGAAACAAAAGATTTTGATTATCTTTGCACCGCCGTTGGAACCGGAGGAACGATTGCCGGAATTTTAAAATTTTGTGAAGACAATCAGAAAGTTATAGGTTTTAAGGCGGTAAAGGATTCTTCATTGGAGAATAAAATATTTGAATTAACTTTGAAAAGAAATTTTGATCTAATAGATTCAAGTTTTGGAGGTTATGGTAAAATAAATGATGAAAACATCCGTTTTATCAATGGCTTTAAAGAGCGATACGGAATTCCTTTGGAACCGATATATACAGGAAAGATGATGCAGAGGATTTTTGAACTGATTGATGAAGGATATTTTCCTGAAAATAGCAGGATTTTGTGCTTTCATACCGGTGGATTGCAGGGAATTGAGGGAGCAAATCTGCTTTTACGAAAACAGAATAGAAATTTAATTATATAA
- a CDS encoding DUF5522 domain-containing protein produces the protein MALFDIKEGEDFYYNEQGYKVFTEKFHLKRGYCCKSGCRHCPYGYDKKTDTFIKNDKKNK, from the coding sequence ATGGCACTTTTTGACATCAAAGAAGGTGAAGATTTTTACTACAATGAACAAGGGTACAAAGTTTTTACAGAAAAATTTCACCTGAAAAGAGGATATTGCTGTAAGAGTGGCTGTAGACATTGTCCTTACGGATACGATAAAAAGACCGATACATTCATTAAAAACGATAAAAAAAATAAATAA
- a CDS encoding DUF4136 domain-containing protein, with protein MKKYIFILLATATLGLTSCSPFNVRSDYADTANFTSYKTYKLRIDDLKLNDIDKDRVLNELSRQLQSKGLQSGENPDLIINVKANHKKITDITNNSPYGMYGWGGPFGWGVGMSRTWTSNYNEGAIIVDFVDARTNKLVWQGIGSGISVDSPKAKQRQIPEIMAEIMKNYPPQKK; from the coding sequence ATGAAAAAATATATTTTTATTTTGTTAGCCACGGCTACTTTGGGTTTAACATCTTGTAGTCCGTTCAACGTACGTTCTGATTATGCTGATACAGCAAATTTTACTTCATATAAAACTTATAAATTAAGAATTGATGATCTAAAATTAAATGACATTGATAAAGACAGAGTTTTAAATGAATTGTCGAGACAGCTTCAAAGCAAAGGTCTTCAGTCCGGTGAAAATCCTGATCTTATCATTAATGTAAAAGCAAACCATAAAAAGATTACCGACATCACGAACAATTCTCCTTACGGAATGTATGGTTGGGGTGGTCCTTTCGGATGGGGTGTCGGAATGAGCAGAACCTGGACCAGCAATTACAATGAAGGAGCCATTATTGTAGATTTCGTAGATGCAAGAACCAACAAATTGGTTTGGCAGGGGATCGGAAGCGGAATTTCTGTAGATTCTCCGAAAGCAAAACAAAGACAGATTCCTGAAATCATGGCAGAAATCATGAAAAACTACCCTCCTCAGAAAAAATAG
- a CDS encoding T9SS type A sorting domain-containing protein, with protein sequence MIKNLLHGTYLPIIGTFCGVLFINAQCNPVTEFSENFDAYSCCTMGVVPTCWNSIRLNNASQIISSTQPASGTSQIYQFGYGTGTVSIVVMPPVSNINAGTHQFRVKMKANSAGYLEFGYVTDAADANTFVALQPININNTSYNDAAAERIFTVPTTVPPGARMAIRNPGTSFAGHYWDDAVWEQIQNLSTGESTIQTGITVYPNPFNDVLNISETKDLKTVTITDAAGRLIRTVEKPSEAIALSELEKGVYFVILHFKNGTSKSFKSIKN encoded by the coding sequence ATGATTAAAAATTTATTACATGGAACTTATTTACCCATAATCGGTACATTTTGTGGGGTTTTGTTCATCAATGCACAATGCAATCCGGTGACTGAATTTTCAGAAAACTTTGATGCTTACTCCTGCTGTACGATGGGAGTTGTACCTACATGCTGGAATAGCATAAGACTGAATAATGCAAGTCAGATTATTTCAAGTACGCAACCTGCATCAGGAACCAGCCAGATCTATCAGTTCGGATATGGGACGGGAACGGTCTCTATCGTTGTCATGCCCCCGGTTTCAAATATCAATGCAGGAACTCATCAGTTCAGAGTGAAGATGAAAGCGAACTCAGCCGGTTACCTTGAATTCGGGTATGTTACAGATGCTGCTGATGCCAATACCTTTGTAGCCCTTCAGCCGATCAATATCAATAATACAAGTTATAATGACGCTGCAGCAGAAAGAATATTTACGGTTCCCACTACTGTTCCTCCCGGAGCGAGAATGGCAATCAGAAATCCGGGAACTTCTTTTGCCGGCCATTATTGGGACGATGCCGTTTGGGAGCAAATCCAGAATTTGTCTACAGGCGAAAGTACAATTCAGACAGGAATAACGGTTTATCCAAATCCGTTTAATGATGTGCTGAATATTTCAGAAACTAAAGATCTGAAAACCGTTACCATTACAGATGCTGCAGGAAGACTGATAAGAACAGTCGAAAAACCATCTGAAGCAATAGCATTATCAGAGCTGGAAAAAGGAGTCTATTTTGTGATTTTGCATTTTAAAAACGGAACGAGTAAGTCGTTCAAATCAATCAAGAACTAA
- a CDS encoding endonuclease: MKKIFFFLGFAFLAKAQAPAGYYNSANGLTGANLKTALSTIITNGHQDKGYNGLWTGYKTTDIDKNYENDGSILDIYSEKPTTTDPYKYTPVTNQCGTYSVEGNCYNREHIVPQSLFNEASPMVSDIHFIRATDGKVNGMRSNYPFGKVGTATFTSKNGSKLGSSASSGYSGTVFEPIDEFKGDVARMIFYFVTRYQNKLSSFTSGNMLGSSAYPGLQTWELNVLLAWHNQDPVSQAEINRNNASYTYQGNRNPFIDNPSYVNLIWGSQQPATDTQAPTAATGLAVSGTTSSSISLTWNPSTDNVGVTSYNVYMNGSLKTTVSSTSATISGLSSSTTYSFYVVAKDAAGNSSSNSSTVSGTTSGTITPPTNCVNETFESIPTSSSSSYLTRTWTNNGISWTATDARTDQTISNLAITVRDGSLKSNTSANGIGSLTVTTQLKFTGTNGTFNVQVNGVTVGTIPYSTTATTTTINNINTSGNVVVTLTNSSSTNRVAIDNLSWTCYSGTSRIANSNTPNLTTENNSLKISQNPISNQEIFVKGETENIQKAEIYNLQGKLMQTINQPFKNNRNSIKIKNLEQGVYILKLDQSLLKFIVK, from the coding sequence ATGAAAAAAATCTTCTTTTTCTTAGGCTTTGCCTTTCTGGCAAAAGCTCAGGCTCCGGCCGGATATTATAATTCTGCCAATGGCTTAACCGGAGCTAATCTAAAAACGGCTTTAAGCACCATTATTACCAACGGACATCAGGATAAAGGATACAACGGGCTTTGGACAGGTTATAAAACCACTGATATTGATAAAAATTATGAAAATGACGGTTCTATTTTAGATATCTATTCAGAGAAACCGACTACGACAGATCCTTATAAATATACACCGGTAACCAATCAGTGCGGAACGTATTCAGTAGAAGGAAATTGCTACAACAGAGAGCATATTGTTCCACAAAGCTTATTTAATGAAGCTTCACCAATGGTTTCAGATATTCATTTCATCAGAGCTACAGATGGGAAAGTAAATGGAATGAGATCTAATTATCCGTTTGGAAAGGTAGGAACAGCTACTTTCACTTCTAAAAACGGTTCAAAACTTGGCAGTTCTGCTTCTTCGGGATATTCAGGAACAGTTTTTGAGCCTATTGATGAGTTCAAAGGGGATGTAGCCAGAATGATTTTTTATTTTGTAACCCGTTATCAAAACAAACTTTCATCTTTTACTTCAGGAAATATGTTGGGAAGTTCTGCTTATCCGGGATTACAGACCTGGGAGCTGAATGTGCTATTGGCTTGGCATAATCAGGACCCTGTTTCTCAGGCTGAAATTAATAGAAATAATGCCTCATATACTTACCAGGGAAACAGAAATCCTTTTATTGATAATCCGAGTTATGTAAATTTAATCTGGGGGTCTCAGCAACCTGCTACGGACACACAGGCTCCAACCGCTGCTACAGGTCTGGCTGTTTCAGGAACTACATCAAGCAGTATTTCTCTTACATGGAATCCGTCAACAGATAATGTGGGTGTGACTTCTTATAATGTTTATATGAATGGAAGTTTGAAAACTACGGTAAGTTCTACTTCGGCAACAATTTCAGGCTTATCTTCTTCCACTACGTATAGTTTTTATGTTGTAGCCAAAGATGCTGCAGGAAATTCTTCTTCCAACAGCTCAACCGTTTCAGGGACGACATCAGGAACCATAACTCCGCCAACCAATTGTGTGAATGAAACTTTTGAAAGTATTCCAACTTCAAGCTCATCATCTTACCTGACTAGAACATGGACAAATAATGGAATTTCATGGACAGCCACCGATGCAAGAACGGATCAGACAATATCTAATTTAGCAATTACGGTAAGAGATGGTTCTCTAAAATCAAATACATCTGCTAATGGAATCGGTTCATTAACTGTGACTACCCAGCTTAAATTTACCGGAACCAATGGAACATTTAATGTTCAGGTAAACGGCGTAACGGTAGGAACAATTCCTTACAGTACAACAGCAACGACGACAACAATCAACAATATTAATACTTCCGGAAATGTAGTTGTTACTTTAACTAACAGTTCATCCACCAACCGAGTAGCCATTGACAATTTGAGCTGGACTTGCTATAGCGGAACTTCAAGAATAGCAAACAGCAATACACCTAATTTAACCACTGAAAATAATAGTTTAAAGATTTCTCAGAATCCTATTTCTAATCAGGAAATTTTTGTAAAAGGTGAAACGGAGAATATTCAAAAAGCTGAGATATACAATCTTCAGGGAAAACTAATGCAAACTATTAATCAGCCTTTTAAAAATAATAGAAATTCAATTAAAATTAAAAATCTGGAACAAGGAGTTTATATTTTAAAATTAGATCAGTCCCTATTAAAGTTTATTGTGAAATAA
- the tssD gene encoding type VI secretion system tube protein TssD — translation MAANSRGILKFNGGEGQKLLKLNYSVSRSTDVSGRVASDPSNALIKLTVEATEKSDILESLLNGKYKPTSGEITFNKSHEEGTLITLNWENGYVIQHEVDFDAVDENSMLISFTVSAEKINYGNSAYEGLWPSA, via the coding sequence ATGGCAGCAAATTCAAGAGGAATTCTAAAATTCAACGGAGGAGAAGGTCAAAAATTATTAAAGCTGAACTACAGCGTATCCAGATCAACAGACGTATCGGGAAGAGTAGCTTCAGATCCTTCTAACGCACTTATTAAGCTTACTGTAGAAGCAACAGAAAAATCTGATATCCTGGAAAGCTTACTGAACGGAAAATATAAGCCTACAAGTGGAGAAATTACATTCAACAAATCTCACGAAGAAGGAACACTGATTACTTTGAACTGGGAAAACGGGTATGTAATTCAGCATGAAGTAGACTTTGATGCAGTAGATGAAAACTCTATGCTGATTAGTTTTACGGTAAGTGCAGAGAAAATCAACTATGGTAACTCTGCTTATGAAGGACTTTGGCCATCAGCTTAA
- a CDS encoding CCC motif membrane protein, whose amino-acid sequence MNQQKLPNATAVLVLGIVSIITCCCYGVVGLIASIIGLVLAGKDLKLYKQNPGEYDNYSNLNTGRILCIIGLVLNILSIIYFIYVITVIGVDALSDPQLLQERIREIQGR is encoded by the coding sequence ATGAATCAACAAAAATTACCTAATGCTACGGCAGTACTTGTTTTAGGAATTGTATCTATCATAACTTGTTGCTGTTATGGTGTTGTAGGACTTATTGCTTCAATCATCGGACTTGTACTTGCCGGAAAAGATTTGAAGCTGTATAAACAGAATCCCGGCGAATATGATAACTATAGTAATTTAAATACAGGTAGAATTCTTTGTATAATTGGACTGGTTTTAAACATTCTTTCAATTATTTATTTTATTTATGTTATTACTGTAATTGGCGTAGATGCACTTTCTGATCCGCAGCTGCTACAAGAAAGGATTAGAGAAATACAGGGACGTTAA
- a CDS encoding DUF2752 domain-containing protein: MKIEDFMLPCPSKKFLGIECFGCGAQRAIVMVFEGRFADAFHMFPAVYTLLLFLCVVGVNFIDKKRNYGTAIISLAIINSVIMVVAYFYKHFFIYI; this comes from the coding sequence ATGAAAATCGAAGACTTTATGTTGCCTTGCCCAAGCAAAAAATTTCTGGGAATAGAATGTTTTGGTTGTGGTGCTCAGAGAGCAATCGTAATGGTTTTTGAAGGTCGGTTTGCTGATGCTTTTCATATGTTCCCGGCTGTGTACACTTTATTACTTTTTTTGTGCGTGGTTGGGGTAAATTTTATTGATAAGAAAAGAAATTATGGCACTGCAATTATTTCTTTAGCAATTATTAATTCAGTAATCATGGTGGTTGCTTATTTTTATAAACATTTTTTTATTTATATATAA